A section of the Paralichthys olivaceus isolate ysfri-2021 chromosome 14, ASM2471397v2, whole genome shotgun sequence genome encodes:
- the srfb gene encoding serum response factor b isoform X9, giving the protein MLPSQVGSAPSGNGSASGRGTTGHGAGVIGSGVRPVLVRAGQALPGVGECAAGRQGERDAIGMLGANGPGGPRGVRPGNGTGVTSLQSAVQGSMVGLNAGVVLSHGGRFDPDRESAPLCSGSDNDSDSAEDDDPGSHGDSRRGVKRERGEMEAAVTGQEVGVAPGGYGMVPGGVAGAKPGKKTRGRVKIKMEFIDNKLRRYTTFSKRKTGIMKKAYELSTLTGTQVLLLVASETGHVYTFATRKLQPMITSETGKALIQTCLNSPDSPPRSDPSTDQRMSATGFEETDLTYQVSESESMGDTKDTLKPAFTVASLPGSTSSTQSTVPTTSTTMQVSSGTSFPLTNYLAPVSASSNISANGTILKAAGASTGVMQLPSGFTFMPAGTPLPPGTPTIPLSQLQQHSLALQGQHGQALAAAQQPQQGQQAVFRFPAAVSLTGAGVPQQLQAIQVHPNTQPTSEHNPEISHTSTNSTATVSLPATIVTSSVPTSVAGHMMYPSPHTVMYASTPGLTDGGLAVLNAFSQGTSAMQVSHAQAQDAGGVPQVFLTAPPGTVQIPVSAVQLHPVRQDLHFTNGDWPAVERQQQ; this is encoded by the exons ATGTTACCGAGCCAGGTTGGGTCGGCACCTTCCGGGAACGGCTCAGCTTCGGGCAGGGGAACCACAGGGCACGGCGCGGGGGTTATCGGGAGCGGGGTCCGTCCAGTTTTGGTGAGAGCAGGGCAAGCTTTACCGGGGGTTGGCGAGTGCGCTGCCGGGcgacagggggagagagacgcCATCGGGATGCTGGGCGCTAATGGTCCTGGGGGTCCGAGAGGTGTGCGGCCGGGGAACGGGACAGGCGTGACCTCCCTGCAGAGCGCCGTGCAGGGGAGCATGGTGGGGCTGAACGCGGGGGTCGTGTTGTCGCACGGAGGCCGGTTCGACCCGGACAGAGAGAGCGCTCCGCTGTGCAGCGGCTCGGATAACGACTCGGACTCAGCGGAGGACGACGACCCCGGTTCACACGGGGACAGCAGGAGAGGGGTGAAGcgggagagaggggagatggaGGCGGCGGTGACGGGACAGGAGGTGGGAGTAGCTCCCGGAGGTTACGGCATGGTGCCCGGCGGGGTCGCGGGGGCGAAGCCGGGGAAGAAGACACGTGGGCGCGTCAAGATAAAGATGGAATTTATTGACAACAAGTTGAGAAGATACACGACTTTCAGCAAGAGGAAGACTGGTATTATGAAGAAG GCCTATGAACTCTCCACCCTGACGGGAACCCAGGTTCTGCTGCTCGTGGCCAGTGAAACCGGCCACGTTTACACTTTTGCCACTCGCAAGCTCCAGCCAATGATCACCAGTGAAACAGGCAAAGCCCTGATCCAAACATGCCTCAACTCGCCGGACTCGCCACCACGATCTGACCCTTCCACGGACCAGCGCATGAGTGCCACGGGCTTCGAGGAGACGGACCTCACTTATCAGGTGTCGGAGTCGGAGAGCATGGGTGACACAAAG gaTACACTGAAGCCGGCGTTCACGGTGGCCAGCCTTCCaggcagcaccagcagcacccAGTCCACAGtacccaccacctccaccaccatgcaGGTGAGCAGCGGAACTTCGTTTCCCCTCACCAACTACTTGGCGCCCGTCTCGGCCAGCAGCAACATCAGCGCCAATGGCACCATCCTCAAGGCCGCCGGCGCCTCCACAGGGGTCATGCAGCTGCCCAGTGGCTTCACCTTCATGCCTG CAGGCACACCTCTCCCCCCCGGCACCCCCACCATTCCTCTgagccagctgcagcagcactccCTGGCCCTCCAGGGGCAGCATGGTCAGGCCCTGGCCGCCGCccagcagccacagcagggACAGCAGGCTGTCTTCCGCTTCCCTGCTGCTGTCTCCCTCACAG gAGCAGGCGTTCCCCAGCAGCTTCAGGCTATCCAGGTCCACCCCAACACCCAGCCCACCTCTGAACACAACCCAGAGATCTCCCACACCTCCACAAACTCCACCG CAACGGTGAGTCTCCCAGCAACCATCGTCACCTCATCAGTCCCAACGTCGGTGGCGGGTCACATGATGTACCCCAGCCCCCACACTGTAATGTACGCCTCCACGCCTGGGCTAACCGACGGGGGGCTGGCTGTGCTCAACGCCTTCTCCCAGGGCACCTCAGCCATGCAGGTGTCCCACGCACAGGCTCAAGATGCAG GTGGTGTCCCTCAGGTGTTCCTCACAGCACCTCCCGGCACGGTACAGATCCCTGTCTCTGCGGTGCAGCTACACCCAGTACGGCAAGATCTGCATTTTACAA ATGGTGATTGGCCAGCAGTCGAGCGGCAGCAGCAGTAA
- the srfb gene encoding serum response factor b isoform X13: MLPSQVGSAPSGNGSASGRGTTGHGAGVIGSGVRPVLVRAGQALPGVGECAAGRQGERDAIGMLGANGPGGPRGVRPGNGTGVTSLQSAVQGSMVGLNAGVVLSHGGRFDPDRESAPLCSGSDNDSDSAEDDDPGSHGDSRRGVKRERGEMEAAVTGQEVGVAPGGYGMVPGGVAGAKPGKKTRGRVKIKMEFIDNKLRRYTTFSKRKTGIMKKAYELSTLTGTQVLLLVASETGHVYTFATRKLQPMITSETGKALIQTCLNSPDSPPRSDPSTDQRMSATGFEETDLTYQVSESESMGDTKTCFFSSQDTLKPAFTVASLPGSTSSTQSTVPTTSTTMQVSSGTSFPLTNYLAPVSASSNISANGTILKAAGASTGVMQLPSGFTFMPGAGVPQQLQAIQVHPNTQPTSEHNPEISHTSTNSTATVSLPATIVTSSVPTSVAGHMMYPSPHTVMYASTPGLTDGGLAVLNAFSQGTSAMQVSHAQAQDAGGVPQVFLTAPPGTVQIPVSAVQLHPVRQDLHFTNGDWPAVERQQQ, encoded by the exons ATGTTACCGAGCCAGGTTGGGTCGGCACCTTCCGGGAACGGCTCAGCTTCGGGCAGGGGAACCACAGGGCACGGCGCGGGGGTTATCGGGAGCGGGGTCCGTCCAGTTTTGGTGAGAGCAGGGCAAGCTTTACCGGGGGTTGGCGAGTGCGCTGCCGGGcgacagggggagagagacgcCATCGGGATGCTGGGCGCTAATGGTCCTGGGGGTCCGAGAGGTGTGCGGCCGGGGAACGGGACAGGCGTGACCTCCCTGCAGAGCGCCGTGCAGGGGAGCATGGTGGGGCTGAACGCGGGGGTCGTGTTGTCGCACGGAGGCCGGTTCGACCCGGACAGAGAGAGCGCTCCGCTGTGCAGCGGCTCGGATAACGACTCGGACTCAGCGGAGGACGACGACCCCGGTTCACACGGGGACAGCAGGAGAGGGGTGAAGcgggagagaggggagatggaGGCGGCGGTGACGGGACAGGAGGTGGGAGTAGCTCCCGGAGGTTACGGCATGGTGCCCGGCGGGGTCGCGGGGGCGAAGCCGGGGAAGAAGACACGTGGGCGCGTCAAGATAAAGATGGAATTTATTGACAACAAGTTGAGAAGATACACGACTTTCAGCAAGAGGAAGACTGGTATTATGAAGAAG GCCTATGAACTCTCCACCCTGACGGGAACCCAGGTTCTGCTGCTCGTGGCCAGTGAAACCGGCCACGTTTACACTTTTGCCACTCGCAAGCTCCAGCCAATGATCACCAGTGAAACAGGCAAAGCCCTGATCCAAACATGCCTCAACTCGCCGGACTCGCCACCACGATCTGACCCTTCCACGGACCAGCGCATGAGTGCCACGGGCTTCGAGGAGACGGACCTCACTTATCAGGTGTCGGAGTCGGAGAGCATGGGTGACACAAAG acttgttttttctcttcacaggaTACACTGAAGCCGGCGTTCACGGTGGCCAGCCTTCCaggcagcaccagcagcacccAGTCCACAGtacccaccacctccaccaccatgcaGGTGAGCAGCGGAACTTCGTTTCCCCTCACCAACTACTTGGCGCCCGTCTCGGCCAGCAGCAACATCAGCGCCAATGGCACCATCCTCAAGGCCGCCGGCGCCTCCACAGGGGTCATGCAGCTGCCCAGTGGCTTCACCTTCATGCCTG gAGCAGGCGTTCCCCAGCAGCTTCAGGCTATCCAGGTCCACCCCAACACCCAGCCCACCTCTGAACACAACCCAGAGATCTCCCACACCTCCACAAACTCCACCG CAACGGTGAGTCTCCCAGCAACCATCGTCACCTCATCAGTCCCAACGTCGGTGGCGGGTCACATGATGTACCCCAGCCCCCACACTGTAATGTACGCCTCCACGCCTGGGCTAACCGACGGGGGGCTGGCTGTGCTCAACGCCTTCTCCCAGGGCACCTCAGCCATGCAGGTGTCCCACGCACAGGCTCAAGATGCAG GTGGTGTCCCTCAGGTGTTCCTCACAGCACCTCCCGGCACGGTACAGATCCCTGTCTCTGCGGTGCAGCTACACCCAGTACGGCAAGATCTGCATTTTACAA ATGGTGATTGGCCAGCAGTCGAGCGGCAGCAGCAGTAA